From Miscanthus floridulus cultivar M001 chromosome 15, ASM1932011v1, whole genome shotgun sequence, the proteins below share one genomic window:
- the LOC136507542 gene encoding uncharacterized protein produces the protein MLRHYYAKLGLPDDDAKRRGTGNKDDGFPEVHNAFLIFGGPSACLTARQRKRERQEVFSVKVAAPYSLNILYANTLELLELDQSQLWGDAAPFHGIVLGKRTRPLGRIDLPVYFGTPSNYRKEVLTFEVVGFKGMYHTILGRPSYAKFIAVPNYTYLKLKMSGPNGVITVESMYEHAYDYDVECIEYAEAIVEAETLIVNLDRLSSEAPDSKHRAETFEPVEAIKLISVDPTCLNDRALSISATLDIK, from the exons atgctccggcattactatgccaagctcgggctccccgacgacgatgccaagaggAGGGGCACCGGCAACAAGGACGACggattccccgaggtgcacaatgccttcttgatcttcggtgggccttcAGCATGCCTCACGGCACGCCAGCGGAAGAGGGAGCgccaggaggtcttctcggtgaaggtggccgcaCCCTA cagcctcaacatcctctacgccaacaccctggagctcctggagctcgaccagtcgcagctctgggGCGACgccgcgcctttccatggcattgtgctgGGGAAACGCACACGGCCCCTCGGGCGTATCGACCTGCCCGTCTActtcggtactccctccaactatcgaaaggaggtcctcaccttcgaggtggttgggtttaaGGGAATGTACCACACCATCCTGGGGCGACCGAGCTACGCTAAGTTCATAGCGGTCCCtaactacacgtacctcaagctcaagatgtcgggccccaacggcgtcatcactgttgAGTCCATgtatgagcatgcatacgactacgacgtcgaatgcatcgagtacgctgaggccatcgtagaggccgagaccctcatcgtcaacctcgatcgACTCAGTAGCGAGGCGCccgactccaagcatcgcgccGAGACTTTCGAGCCCGTGGAAGCCATCAAGCTCATctcggtcgaccccacctgcctcAACGATCGGGCGCTGAgtatcagcgccaccctcgacatcaaatag